A genome region from Thermococcus gorgonarius includes the following:
- a CDS encoding metal-dependent hydrolase, producing the protein MDPLEHASIPSLVYLALSPEQSLGFMMALVVGAVFPDLDVLTKEHRSYLHSLLPFLPAFVVAVLLGGCPLAFTLGWLSHLFLDFFTGVIPPAYPLSRRGWGLSITITGPRNFGIEVKLIERYPEKRHDYRLEIGGSFALALLTLLTAIIRLH; encoded by the coding sequence ATGGACCCGCTTGAACATGCCTCAATTCCAAGTCTGGTTTATCTTGCCCTCTCACCCGAACAATCCTTAGGCTTTATGATGGCCCTAGTCGTTGGAGCGGTCTTTCCGGACCTCGACGTTCTAACTAAAGAGCACCGCTCATACCTTCACTCACTCCTCCCGTTCCTCCCTGCTTTTGTTGTGGCAGTTCTACTTGGGGGTTGTCCCCTGGCCTTCACCCTCGGTTGGCTCAGCCACCTCTTTCTCGACTTCTTCACTGGAGTGATTCCCCCGGCTTATCCCCTTTCGAGGAGGGGCTGGGGGTTGTCAATTACAATCACCGGGCCGAGGAATTTTGGGATTGAGGTGAAGCTAATCGAAAGATACCCCGAGAAGAGGCACGATTACAGGCTGGAAATCGGTGGAAGTTTCGCGCTCGCCCTTTTAACGCTCCTGACGGCGATAATTAGACTGCACTAA
- a CDS encoding glycine C-acetyltransferase has translation MGKLDWIREELQELKEKGLYVTIRKLESAQGPWVVVDGKKVLNMCSNNYLGLAAHPEIRYAAIRAILDYGVGAGAVRTIAGTMDLHVELEEKLAKFKKREAAILFQSGYNANLGAISALLKKGEDGVFISEELNHASIIDGMRLSGAPKVIYKHIDVEDLERKLKENKDKKKKIIVSDGVFSMDGDLAPLPEMAELAEQYDAILYIDDAHGEGVLGDSGRGIVDHFKLHDKVDFEMGTLSKAFGVIGGYVAGPEEAIEYLRQRARPFLFSSAPNPPDVAAAIAAVEILQRSDELVRKLWDNTHFLQNGLRELGYDLGNTKHPITPVMLYDEKLAQEFSRRLYDEYNIFAQAIVYPTVPLGTARIRLEPSAAHSKEDLQYVIDAFEDLGKKTGFLK, from the coding sequence ATGGGGAAGCTCGACTGGATTAGGGAAGAGCTCCAGGAGCTTAAGGAGAAGGGGCTCTACGTGACCATAAGAAAGCTTGAAAGCGCCCAGGGCCCGTGGGTCGTGGTTGATGGCAAGAAGGTTCTCAACATGTGCTCCAACAACTACCTAGGTTTGGCAGCTCATCCAGAAATCAGGTACGCGGCCATAAGGGCAATTCTCGACTACGGTGTCGGTGCAGGAGCTGTTAGGACCATAGCCGGAACGATGGACCTCCACGTTGAGCTCGAGGAGAAGCTCGCCAAGTTCAAGAAGAGGGAAGCGGCTATACTCTTCCAGAGCGGCTACAACGCCAACCTCGGAGCGATAAGCGCCCTCCTCAAAAAGGGCGAAGACGGTGTCTTCATAAGCGAAGAGCTGAACCACGCGAGCATAATAGACGGAATGCGCCTCAGCGGCGCGCCGAAGGTTATCTACAAGCACATAGACGTGGAAGACCTTGAGAGGAAGCTGAAGGAAAACAAGGACAAGAAAAAGAAAATCATCGTAAGCGACGGTGTCTTCTCGATGGATGGTGACCTCGCTCCTCTCCCAGAGATGGCGGAGCTGGCCGAGCAGTACGATGCCATACTCTACATAGACGATGCACACGGGGAGGGCGTCCTCGGTGACAGCGGAAGAGGTATAGTTGACCACTTCAAGCTCCACGACAAGGTTGACTTCGAGATGGGAACTCTGAGCAAGGCCTTCGGTGTCATAGGTGGCTACGTAGCTGGTCCTGAGGAGGCAATCGAGTACCTCCGCCAGAGGGCGAGGCCGTTCCTCTTCTCAAGCGCTCCGAACCCGCCTGACGTCGCCGCGGCCATAGCGGCAGTTGAGATACTCCAGAGGAGCGACGAGCTTGTTAGAAAGCTCTGGGACAACACCCACTTCCTTCAGAACGGATTACGCGAGTTAGGCTACGACCTCGGCAACACCAAGCACCCGATTACCCCCGTTATGCTCTACGACGAGAAGCTTGCCCAGGAGTTCTCAAGGAGATTATACGACGAGTACAACATCTTCGCCCAGGCGATAGTCTATCCGACCGTCCCGCTCGGAACGGCTAGAATAAGGCTCGAGCCTTCGGCGGCCCACAGCAAGGAGGACCTCCAGTACGTGATAGATGCCTTCGAAGACCTCGGAAAGAAGACCGGGTTCCTGAAGTGA
- a CDS encoding DUF262 domain-containing protein → MSENKPIIEAKEVNVVELLSNKFYRIPIYQRPFSWKEENFQEFVEDILDAIEDDQPSYFLGSILLRSENDGMTYEIVDGQQRLTSLIVLLSVFRDYLNDEGLHWDWIVSKGNEYAGIPPREKIKVWSDLQELFSEYIYKIGGTSKFIDDVKNRRIILVDKDSPAYHPYEAITTFRNFVESLDRETMRRFLKYLFQNVYFVRIITTDRSSAFRLFNVLNTRGLPLSSADVLKSMNLEPLPEEAREEYFRKWRNLEEDIGREGLENLLGWIRAIYTEEKAKRELVEEFEKLFKENKIEKGEGFFKLVLEYGEIYRDKILDPQIVGLIPWKKVRYITLIDIMNRFLPFSEWVSPLLLFYKKFRDEESLYNFAFMLERKLFIEWCADFTATERTTSAISLIRLIKNSNSPQDVLEKMFEHTEEFRRGRERRKIDFNDKELVRKILLSKVDDSQFYTLKGGKMARYLLLRLDMEMQEENFPGYANIGTITVEHILPRSPNDKWLEIFSEDEVKDIVHKLGNLTLLNKRKNSRASNYEFSKKKKKYFEVERSPFAITSMLREYKVWDKKAFQKRHKELLDLTFRIYLSQED, encoded by the coding sequence GTGTCAGAGAATAAACCAATAATTGAGGCCAAAGAAGTCAATGTTGTTGAACTCTTGAGCAATAAGTTTTATAGAATCCCCATTTATCAAAGACCATTTAGCTGGAAGGAGGAAAACTTTCAAGAATTTGTGGAGGATATTTTAGATGCTATAGAAGACGATCAACCAAGTTATTTTCTTGGGTCGATCCTCCTGAGAAGCGAAAATGATGGAATGACTTATGAAATTGTTGATGGTCAGCAACGACTAACATCTTTGATAGTTTTACTATCCGTGTTTAGAGATTACCTTAATGATGAAGGTCTTCACTGGGACTGGATTGTGAGTAAGGGCAATGAGTACGCAGGCATTCCTCCTCGGGAGAAAATTAAAGTGTGGAGTGACCTTCAGGAGCTCTTTTCAGAGTACATTTACAAAATTGGGGGAACTAGCAAATTTATTGATGACGTGAAGAACAGGAGAATAATACTTGTTGATAAAGATTCCCCAGCTTATCACCCCTACGAGGCAATAACAACTTTCAGGAACTTTGTTGAGAGCCTCGATAGGGAAACCATGAGAAGATTCTTAAAATATTTGTTTCAAAATGTTTACTTTGTTCGCATCATCACAACCGATCGCAGTTCGGCATTTAGATTATTTAATGTTCTAAATACTAGAGGTTTGCCTCTTTCATCTGCAGATGTACTTAAGAGTATGAACCTAGAACCTCTCCCAGAGGAAGCAAGGGAAGAATATTTCCGAAAGTGGCGAAATCTAGAGGAGGATATTGGACGTGAAGGCCTTGAAAACCTGCTGGGGTGGATAAGAGCTATTTACACTGAGGAAAAAGCTAAGCGAGAACTTGTTGAAGAATTTGAGAAACTCTTCAAGGAAAATAAAATTGAAAAAGGCGAGGGATTCTTTAAACTAGTGCTTGAGTATGGAGAAATTTATAGAGACAAAATCCTCGATCCTCAAATCGTGGGTCTAATCCCGTGGAAGAAAGTTAGGTACATAACACTAATTGACATAATGAACAGATTTTTGCCGTTTTCTGAGTGGGTATCACCACTTCTACTTTTCTACAAGAAGTTCAGAGATGAAGAATCACTCTATAACTTTGCATTCATGCTAGAGAGAAAGCTCTTTATTGAGTGGTGTGCGGACTTTACTGCCACAGAAAGAACCACTAGTGCTATAAGCCTCATACGGCTTATTAAAAATTCTAACTCCCCTCAAGATGTTTTGGAGAAAATGTTTGAACATACAGAAGAATTCAGAAGGGGCCGTGAGCGGAGAAAAATCGACTTTAATGACAAAGAATTAGTTCGCAAAATACTATTATCAAAAGTTGATGATTCTCAATTTTACACTCTAAAAGGAGGAAAAATGGCGAGATATCTTCTCCTGAGGTTGGACATGGAGATGCAAGAAGAGAACTTTCCAGGGTATGCTAATATTGGAACTATCACGGTGGAGCATATTCTTCCCAGATCCCCTAACGATAAATGGTTAGAGATCTTTAGTGAGGATGAGGTTAAAGATATTGTGCACAAACTAGGCAACTTAACCCTCCTTAATAAAAGGAAAAATTCTAGAGCTTCTAACTATGAGTTTTCAAAGAAAAAGAAGAAATATTTTGAGGTTGAACGTAGTCCTTTCGCTATCACTTCAATGCTTAGGGAGTATAAGGTATGGGACAAAAAGGCTTTTCAAAAAAGACACAAAGAGCTATTAGACCTAACCTTTAGGATTTATCTCTCCCAAGAGGATTAG
- the endA gene encoding tRNA-intron lyase, translated as MIVFYLSGNRVFSTDKNAIDGLHNNRHYGKLVNGKVFLSLLEAAYLVERGKIEVRDGKRRLTLEEVMKLGREEDELFDAKYLVYKDLRDRGYTVKSGLKFGSHFRVYRRGMDEHSQWLVWVVPENKTIAPNDITARVRVAHGVRKEMIMAVVDDDGDIVYYKIEWTKF; from the coding sequence ATGATAGTCTTTTACCTCAGCGGGAACAGGGTTTTCTCGACCGATAAGAACGCAATAGACGGCCTCCACAACAACCGCCACTACGGTAAGCTCGTCAACGGGAAGGTCTTTCTCTCACTCCTCGAGGCGGCCTATCTGGTGGAGAGGGGCAAGATAGAGGTAAGGGACGGGAAAAGGAGGCTAACCTTAGAGGAAGTCATGAAGCTCGGGAGGGAAGAAGACGAGCTGTTCGATGCCAAGTACCTCGTCTACAAGGATTTGAGGGACAGGGGCTACACGGTTAAATCCGGCCTAAAGTTCGGCTCCCATTTCAGGGTTTACAGGCGCGGAATGGACGAGCATTCACAGTGGCTCGTCTGGGTCGTTCCAGAGAACAAGACAATAGCCCCCAACGACATAACGGCCAGAGTTAGGGTGGCTCACGGCGTCAGGAAGGAGATGATAATGGCCGTCGTTGACGACGACGGGGACATTGTATACTACAAAATAGAATGGACAAAGTTCTAA
- the rimI gene encoding ribosomal protein S18-alanine N-acetyltransferase: protein MSTSAREVTRRIPLAMVVIRPAKLFDIPEIMRIERESFSEAYPRGLFLVFLENNPDTFLVAEYNGKVIGYVMAYLRPDLEGHIMSIAVDREYRGNGIGSALLTEVIDRLIKKGARYIGLEVRVSNEKAIRLYERFGFRKVKRIIGYYSDGEDAYYMILPAEEWRGS from the coding sequence ATGAGTACTTCGGCCAGAGAAGTAACCAGGAGAATACCGCTGGCGATGGTCGTGATAAGGCCAGCGAAGCTCTTTGACATCCCCGAGATAATGAGAATTGAGCGTGAATCCTTTAGCGAAGCCTATCCCAGGGGGCTTTTTCTCGTCTTCCTTGAGAACAATCCGGATACATTTCTGGTTGCGGAATACAACGGGAAGGTCATCGGCTATGTGATGGCCTACCTGAGGCCGGACCTTGAGGGCCACATAATGAGCATAGCCGTGGACAGGGAGTACAGGGGCAACGGCATAGGCTCAGCACTTCTCACGGAGGTCATTGATAGGTTGATAAAGAAAGGGGCACGATACATCGGTCTCGAAGTCAGGGTCAGCAACGAAAAGGCGATAAGACTTTACGAGCGCTTCGGCTTCAGGAAAGTGAAGAGGATAATAGGCTACTACTCCGACGGCGAGGACGCCTATTACATGATTTTGCCTGCAGAGGAATGGAGGGGGAGCTGA
- the herA gene encoding DNA double-strand break repair helicase HerA gives MRIAQDPDKPVGIVTGEATVSSFQFYAHPDVDLKFGDFVVARLCKEAKERDCRWSDNVEWVIGTIRGLKNINWLLSEGKSTYTSLELDIREYGESIGENEALIVTVHVLGKVQFNGERAEVVPTRVPVPNGNRVYLASSDLLRAIYYGGNGYIELGRLIIREDVPVYLNVNELVSRHFAILAVTGAGKSNTVSVMLWKLVEELGGTVIVLDPHGDYTKLSLPGTGREYVNLIEAKIRPEAMDSEELAELMEIQTNAAIQRSYLMRAWDTVLHENQGVGGREAVKLVHDLLQRWASEGGGTYWDPHAGQYRDLGDIKSAEKETIMRLTMKVSRFLRNYGHLLSSEDIVASIEPGKVNVIDLGPLDEGQMKLVVAKLLEKVFETRMDYEKARKRLDYLRTAYSSNISSVADEIDELEKFLRGVERDYPALAEPVMVIVEEAHIFAPHGEKGGAVRILGRIAREGRKFGVGLGLVSQRPSRLSEDVLSQTNTKIIMRIVNPNDQQYVIRASEQVSGELMSDIAGLGKGEAVIVGQAISLPALVKIYNFKALGGNYGGEDIGAVERWLARKKREEEEKKKEELYEEEGVEIDF, from the coding sequence ATGAGGATAGCCCAAGACCCTGACAAGCCCGTTGGAATAGTCACGGGCGAGGCGACGGTTAGTTCCTTCCAGTTCTACGCTCATCCGGACGTTGACCTCAAATTCGGAGACTTCGTCGTTGCAAGGCTGTGCAAAGAGGCCAAGGAGAGAGACTGTCGGTGGAGTGATAACGTTGAATGGGTTATTGGAACAATCAGGGGCCTGAAGAACATAAACTGGCTCCTCAGCGAGGGAAAGAGCACTTACACCTCTCTGGAGCTTGATATAAGAGAGTACGGGGAGAGCATAGGTGAGAACGAGGCGTTAATCGTTACGGTTCACGTCCTCGGGAAAGTGCAGTTCAACGGTGAAAGGGCGGAAGTTGTTCCCACAAGGGTTCCCGTCCCAAACGGCAACAGGGTTTACCTTGCAAGCTCCGACCTCTTGAGGGCCATCTACTACGGCGGGAACGGCTACATCGAGCTGGGCAGGTTGATAATAAGGGAGGACGTCCCGGTTTACCTTAACGTTAACGAGCTCGTCTCAAGGCACTTCGCCATTTTGGCCGTCACCGGAGCGGGAAAGAGCAACACCGTCTCGGTCATGCTCTGGAAGCTGGTTGAAGAGCTTGGTGGAACCGTGATAGTCCTCGACCCTCATGGAGATTACACGAAGCTCAGCCTCCCCGGGACGGGAAGGGAGTACGTGAACCTTATCGAGGCAAAGATTAGGCCCGAGGCCATGGATAGCGAGGAACTTGCTGAGCTTATGGAGATACAAACTAATGCAGCAATACAACGTTCCTATTTGATGAGAGCTTGGGACACCGTGCTCCACGAGAATCAGGGCGTTGGTGGAAGGGAGGCAGTAAAGCTTGTCCACGATTTGCTCCAGAGGTGGGCGAGCGAAGGCGGCGGAACTTACTGGGACCCCCACGCCGGTCAGTACAGGGACCTTGGCGATATAAAGTCGGCAGAGAAGGAGACGATAATGAGGCTGACGATGAAAGTTTCACGCTTCCTCAGGAACTACGGCCATCTGCTCTCGAGCGAGGACATAGTTGCGTCAATAGAGCCCGGGAAGGTTAATGTTATCGACCTCGGCCCCCTCGACGAGGGCCAGATGAAGCTGGTCGTTGCCAAGCTCCTTGAAAAGGTCTTCGAGACGAGGATGGACTACGAGAAGGCAAGGAAGAGGCTTGACTACCTAAGAACGGCTTACTCCAGCAATATCTCTTCAGTCGCGGATGAGATAGACGAGCTTGAGAAGTTCTTGAGGGGCGTTGAGAGGGATTACCCGGCTCTAGCGGAACCGGTAATGGTTATTGTTGAAGAGGCCCACATCTTCGCGCCCCACGGCGAGAAGGGGGGAGCGGTCAGAATCCTCGGAAGGATAGCGAGAGAAGGAAGGAAGTTCGGGGTAGGCCTTGGGCTCGTCTCCCAGAGGCCGAGCAGATTGAGCGAGGACGTTCTGAGTCAGACCAACACGAAGATAATAATGCGCATAGTCAACCCCAACGACCAGCAGTACGTCATCAGGGCCAGCGAGCAAGTTAGCGGGGAGCTGATGAGCGATATAGCTGGCCTCGGGAAGGGGGAAGCCGTCATAGTCGGCCAGGCGATAAGCCTGCCTGCACTGGTCAAGATATACAACTTCAAGGCCCTCGGCGGGAACTACGGAGGAGAGGACATCGGCGCGGTGGAGAGGTGGCTTGCCAGGAAAAAGCGCGAGGAAGAAGAGAAGAAGAAAGAAGAGCTCTACGAGGAAGAGGGCGTTGAGATAGACTTTTGA